The DNA window AAAAAGTTAACGCCTTGTGCGTTGGCTTGATTAATACAATAAGGCTATTGAGAAATTAAATAAAATTGATTGTTTAGATTAAAACAATCGATTTTTAAGATTGATGGAGATAAGAAGTTACAATAATTGAATGTGAGCTATCTTAAACTTAAAAATACTAGTTACACCATCAGAAAATGAGATTTTCAAATTCGTTTTCAGGTAAAGCTTTGCTAAACAAAAATCCTTGCCCTTCTTCACACTCAAGCGAAATAAGTGTATCGAGCTGTGCTTGAGTTTCAATGCCTTCACCAACAATCTTTAAATTAAGTGAGTGTGCTAAATGGGTAATTGCTTTCACTATATCTAGGCTTTGCTTATCATCAACCATATCTTTAACAAATGACTGGTCAATCTTTAATACATCAACAGGGAATAGTTTTAAATACGATAGACTCGAATAGCCCGTTCCAAAGTCATCTATCGCTATGCTCAAACCAAGGTTTGAAAGTCCGTTTAATATTCTACTTGTTTCATCAAAATCACTCATTAAAGCGCTTTCTGTCACTTCTAACTCAAGGTAACCACTAGGAAGCTCAGTATCCTCAAGTATTTGCGCTACGCTTTCTATAAATTTAGGATCTGTAAATTGTTTAGCCGCCACATTAACAGCAACTTTAATTGGATGACCTTTATCTAGCCAGCGTTTAGCAGCTCTGCAGCTTTGTTTTAAAACGCTATGACCCAACTTATTTATTAAGCCTGTCTCTTCGGCTAGTGGAATAAAGTGTAACGGCGATATAAAACCGTCTTCCTCATCTCTTAACCTTACTAACGCCTCAGCACCTATGATTAATTTATTTTTTAAACTAAGCTTGGGCTGAAAGTGAACTTCCAACGTGTCTTTTTCAAGTGCATTTCTCAAAAGCTTATCTATATTTTGACGTTGATGAAACTCATGTTCTAAGTCATCTGAAAAATAACAAAATCTATCTCTACCGTGCTCTTTGGCTTTATACATTGCTGCATCAGCATGCGACATCATTAATTCGGCAGAATCAGAATCCGTTGGATTAATACTAATTCCCACGCTTATAGTTAAATTAAACTCTCTTCCATCAATACGAAAAGGTTGATGCATTGCATACAAAATATCAGATGCAACAGCATCGACATGACACGTTGATTTAATATCGGGGAGCAATAATACAAATTCATCCCCGCCAACTCGGGCTAAAGTCGTATTTAAATCAACAATAGATTCAAGGCGTTTAGCAACCAGTTTTATGATTTGGTCGCCAACATGGTGTCCTTCGGTATCATTTAAATATTTAAAATGATCAATATCAATTAGCATTAATGCCACAAAAAAACCATTACGCACAGATACCTGACAGGCATGCGCAACGCGATCATGTAATAAAATTCGGTTGGGTAAATCGGTTAATTGGTCATGGTTTGCTAAATGACTCATTTTAACGGCCATCGCAATTGACTCGCTCACATCATGAAAAACTATAATCGCGCCAATAATATTACCTTTTTCATCCCTAATAGGAGAGGCAGAATCCTCAACCCGATGAATTCTGCCATTTAAGCTCGTTAATTGGCAATTAAGCGCCATAGCTACTCTTCGCTGCTCCTTTAAAGCAATAGAAATTGGATTAAGACTTTTATGCTTTGTGGTTGCATCCCGTAGTTGCATAACCTCTGAAATATAATTACCGACAGCTTCATGCATCACCCAGCCGGTCATCATTTCTGCAATCGGGTTCATAAACGTTATTTTTTCGTCTTTGTCAGTTGCTATAACAGCGTCGCCAATCGAGTTGAGCGTAACCCGCA is part of the Pseudoalteromonas sp. DL-6 genome and encodes:
- a CDS encoding EAL domain-containing protein, which translates into the protein MLTNVNQSFAHRVLIVDDEPSSLMILEGALSDIAEVICSDTGFDAIEKAQQFLPEIILLDIELPDISGLEVCKRLKNNPKTSGVTVIFITSHNESKFEHLSLELGGIDYIQKPVDLKVCRLRVGNHLKLKTQEQLLKHSQRLLAIESERLRVTLNSIGDAVIATDKDEKITFMNPIAEMMTGWVMHEAVGNYISEVMQLRDATTKHKSLNPISIALKEQRRVAMALNCQLTSLNGRIHRVEDSASPIRDEKGNIIGAIIVFHDVSESIAMAVKMSHLANHDQLTDLPNRILLHDRVAHACQVSVRNGFFVALMLIDIDHFKYLNDTEGHHVGDQIIKLVAKRLESIVDLNTTLARVGGDEFVLLLPDIKSTCHVDAVASDILYAMHQPFRIDGREFNLTISVGISINPTDSDSAELMMSHADAAMYKAKEHGRDRFCYFSDDLEHEFHQRQNIDKLLRNALEKDTLEVHFQPKLSLKNKLIIGAEALVRLRDEEDGFISPLHFIPLAEETGLINKLGHSVLKQSCRAAKRWLDKGHPIKVAVNVAAKQFTDPKFIESVAQILEDTELPSGYLELEVTESALMSDFDETSRILNGLSNLGLSIAIDDFGTGYSSLSYLKLFPVDVLKIDQSFVKDMVDDKQSLDIVKAITHLAHSLNLKIVGEGIETQAQLDTLISLECEEGQGFLFSKALPENEFENLIF